The genomic stretch GGCCGTCGAGACGGCGCACCGCCCGCAGATCGACGTCCCGATCCTGGCCGACGACCCGGTGGCGGTTCCTCTGACCGTGTCGGTCGACCATCCGATGGAGGCGGACCACTACATCAAGGCCCTCGAGGTCGTGCTGCGGACGGATCCCGTTCCCAGGAAGGGGGTCTTCCATTTCACCCCCCAGAGCGGCCGGGCCTCGGTGGCCTACCAGATGCGCTCCGGGCAGGGAGGTGAGCTGACGGTCGTCGCGGAGTGCACGCGTCACGGCCGGTTCGAAGCCAGGCACCTGGTGCGGGTGGCGCCCGGGGGCTGCGCCCTTCCGCCGGGGAGCGTCACCCGCGAGCAAGGCGGTAGCCCGTCCGTGCGGACCCAGGCGCGGGTCCGTCCCGGCGAGGTGGTGGCCGTCTGGGCCTCGCTCAAGCACACCTCGCACACCGGGCTCGCCGAGAAGAACGGGACGTTCGTCCAGGAGCGGCCGGCGTTCTTCGTGGAGCGGATGACGGCGTTTCTCGGCGAGGAGCGGGTGAGCGAGTTCGCGCTGACTCCGGCCATGAGCCCCGACCCCAAGCTCCGGTTCTTCGTGAAGGCTCGTCCGGGCACGATGCTGCGCGTCGTCTTCGTCGACAACCGAGGGGGCCAGTGGGCCGCTCATCAGCAGTTCCCGTAACGCGCCGGTGGCGCGGGGGAGGAGAGAGACCATGGGGCTGAATCGGCGTGAGTTCTTGCGGACGGCGGGGATCGGTGGGGGGGCGGTGGCGGCTCTCGGAGGGGTGGGGCTGGGGCGGCCGACTCGGGGCCTGGCCCAGGTCCTCCCGAAGTCGGGCGGCAAACGGCTCGTGGTCATCGGGGCTGGCTTCGGCGGCAACTTCGCCGCCCTCACGGTCAAGAGGCTCGTCCCCGACGCCGAGGTCGTCATCCTCGAGCGCTCCTCCTTCTTCATCTCCTGTCCCGCCACCCTCGAGTACCTCTTCGGGTTCAACTCGCTCGACACCATCACGTTCGGCTACTCTCCCCTCATCGCCAAGGGCATCCGCGTGATCCGGACGGAAGTCGTCGGGCTCGATCCGGACAAGAAGCAGGTGCTGGCGGCGCCCGGCGCCATCGACTACGATCAGCTGCTCATCGCGACCGGGATCCGCCTCGCCTACGAGGACGTCCCCGGGCTCGGGGAGGCGTACGCCCTGAATGCCAGCATCTACGACAAGGGCACGCCGATGATCGACACCCGCCGGAAGATCGAGGCGTTCCAGGGCGGGACGGTCGTCCTCAACGCGCCGGCGGTGCCCTACAAGTGCCCCCCGGGGCCGTACGAGTACGCGCTCTTGTGGGCGGAGCACATCAAGAAGAAGGGCCTCAAGGCGAAGGTGGTGCTCCTCGACGCCAAGCCGACGCCCATCCCGCCGCCCAACGCCCAGGCGTTCCTGGACGCCATGGGGGCGCGGAAGGACGTTCTCGAATATCGCCCGCAAACCAAGATCACGGGGGTCGACGCGGAGAAGAAAGTGGTGAAGACGGATGCCGGAGACGTCGGCTTCGACGTGCTGAGCATCATCCCGCCGAACAAGGCCGCCGAGTTCATCGGCAAGGCGGGGCTCGGCGCGGTGTTCGCCGAGG from Candidatus Polarisedimenticolia bacterium encodes the following:
- a CDS encoding thiosulfate oxidation carrier protein SoxY yields the protein AVETAHRPQIDVPILADDPVAVPLTVSVDHPMEADHYIKALEVVLRTDPVPRKGVFHFTPQSGRASVAYQMRSGQGGELTVVAECTRHGRFEARHLVRVAPGGCALPPGSVTREQGGSPSVRTQARVRPGEVVAVWASLKHTSHTGLAEKNGTFVQERPAFFVERMTAFLGEERVSEFALTPAMSPDPKLRFFVKARPGTMLRVVFVDNRGGQWAAHQQFP
- a CDS encoding FAD/NAD(P)-binding oxidoreductase, which gives rise to MGLNRREFLRTAGIGGGAVAALGGVGLGRPTRGLAQVLPKSGGKRLVVIGAGFGGNFAALTVKRLVPDAEVVILERSSFFISCPATLEYLFGFNSLDTITFGYSPLIAKGIRVIRTEVVGLDPDKKQVLAAPGAIDYDQLLIATGIRLAYEDVPGLGEAYALNASIYDKGTPMIDTRRKIEAFQGGTVVLNAPAVPYKCPPGPYEYALLWAEHIKKKGLKAKVVLLDAKPTPIPPPNAQAFLDAMGARKDVLEYRPQTKITGVDAEKKVVKTDAGDVGFDVLSIIPPNKAAEFIGKAGLGAVFAEVDLVTFRSTKNPAVYAVGDAAQTPYAKSAYTASISGKIVGTYIAKAMGASVPDPAPPHNICYPYTESDKAFLTRAEWSYETKEGKLQVNTKITVDNAPKPSFAQLRKAWEQGLWREMFGS